One genomic window of Choloepus didactylus isolate mChoDid1 chromosome 27, mChoDid1.pri, whole genome shotgun sequence includes the following:
- the LOC119521750 gene encoding histo-blood group ABO system transferase 1-like: MAEPMWTLTKKLKCYLLLHVSFLLLVTLALAFFGYHFLNLKSQKLETVLFEPSMVVRELDNQQVVNLSRGKLDNQQVVKLSRLLNFQPNLLLPCRHDVLVLTPWLAPIIWEGTFDIDILNEQFLLQNTTIGLTVFAIKKYIIFLRLFLESAEKNFMVGHRVNYYIFTDQPDLVPRLTLQKHRQMVVLQVRNYSRWQDVSMHRMEMISNFSTQRFLHEVDYLVCVDVDMKFNDHVGVEILSSLFGTLHPGFFGFSRNSFSYEHRPHSQAYIPKNRGDFYYTGAFFGGSVREVYRLTKACHQAMTVDEANGIEAVWHDESHLNKYLLYHKPTKVLSPEYYWSFHMLPYMSEEQLFIWRTILKKTRFITILKNHQKLRN, from the coding sequence ATGGCTGAGCCAATGTGGACACTGACCAAGAAACTAAAATGCTATTTGCTTCTTCATGTGTCCTTTCTTCTCCTAGTAACTCTGGCCTTGGCCTTCTTTGGCTATCATTTCCTGAATCTgaaaagccagaagctagaaACCGTGCTATTTGAGCCAAGCATGGTTGTTAGAGAACTGGACAACCAGCAAGTTGTAAATTTATCAAGGGGAAAACTGGACAACCAGCAAGTTGTAAAATTATCAAGGTTGCTGAATTTCCAGCCAAACCTGCTATTACCTTGTAGGCACGATGTCCTTGTTCTCACCCCTTGGCTGGCTCCCATAATTTGGGAAGGGACCTTTGACATTGACATCCTGAATGAACAGTTCCTGCTCCAGAATACCACCATTGGATTAACTGTGTTTGCcattaaaaaatacatcattTTCCTAAGACTGTTCCTGGAGTCTGCAGAGAAGAACTTCATGGTGGGACACAGGGTGAACTACTACATCTTCACTGACCAGCCAGACTTGGTTCCACGCCTCACCCTCCAAAAACACAGGCAGATGGTGGTCCTCCAGGTCCGGAATTACTCCCGCTGGCAGGATGTTTCCATGCACCGCATGGAGATGATCAGCAATTTCTCCACACAGCGCTTCCTTCATGAGGTGGATTACCTGGTGTGTGTCGATGTAGACATGAAGTTTAATGACCATGTGGGTGTGGAGATCCTCTCCTCCTTGTTTGGCACCCTCCATCCTGGCTTCTTCGGGTTCAGTCGGAATTCCTTCTCCTATGAACACAGGCCGCATTCACAAGCCTATATTCCCAAAAATAGGGGGGACTTTTATTATACAGGGGCCTTTTTTGGCGGGTCAGTACGGGAGGTTTACAGGCTCACCAAGGCCTGTCACCAGGCAATGACGGTTGACGAAGCCAATGGCATTGAGGCTGTGTGGCATGACGAGAGCCACTTGAACAAGTACCTGCTTTACCACAAACCCACCAAGGTCCTCTCCCCAGAGTACTACTGGAGTTTTCATATGCTGCCTTATATGTCTGAAGAGCAGCTGTTCATCTGGCGTACCATCCTGAAGAAAACAAGATTTATTACAATCCTGAAGAATCACCAGAAACTCAGGAACTGA